One Setaria viridis chromosome 3, Setaria_viridis_v4.0, whole genome shotgun sequence DNA window includes the following coding sequences:
- the LOC117847696 gene encoding uncharacterized protein — translation MARPRRPPPVARSPARAKGPAPAAAAATPRQASPSRQRRARRLRVQSPSLASARRGPAHAHAPPPATPPLRWPGDAVAPRESAGAGASVRRIAAALWRAHPPPREPGEARRRPEPSPRHLHTPDCCNYYKAVLEGRTGKKPLGNGIVHEVGAYSSSPRIEMEVATKWDRRCLNTSGGADYDFCGRHMAAADEEVSALKEELLQARNRIHELEAESRSAKKKLDHLVRNLAEEKASWRSREHDKLRSILDAVKGDLNRERKNRQRAEFMNSKLMDELSELKSLAKRYLQDYEKERKARELMEEVCDELAKEIADDKAEVEALKHESMKVRDEVEEERKMLQMAEVWREERVQMKLVDAKLTLDSKYSQLSELQANLEAFLSFHQGSSVDKETLRDGERLRDAICSMKFHGKEFSYKPPPPSEDIFAVFEELRQREDTNEKEIGECNGDTPISHATKIHTVSPETDIFLEKPANKCSTQPCAGNEDEDDSGWETVSHAEEQGSSNSPDGSEPSVNGFCGGNDASASGTDWEEDNCENCRSNSGISGVCSTTGEKYRKKGSSLSRLWRSSNGEGRRKTGSELLNGRLSSSRMSNAALSPDPKNGEVCQVSPSVGDWSPDLLNPHVVRAMKGRVEWPQGAQKHNLKSKLLDARTNGRKVQLRQALEQKI, via the exons ATGGCGCGCCCtcgacgcccgccgcccgtggcgAGGTCCCCGGCCAGGGCCAAGGGCccggcacccgccgccgccgctgccaccccgCGCCAGGCATCCCCCTCCCGCCAACGCCGCGCCCGGCGGCTGCGCGTCCAGAGCCCCTccctcgcctccgcccgccgcggccccgcccatgcgcacgcgccgccgccggccaccccgcCGCTCCGGTGGCCCGGGGACGCCGTGGCGCCCCGCGagagcgccggcgcgggcgcgtcCGTGAGGAGGATCGCCGCGGCGCTGTGGCGggcgcacccgccgccgcgggagccAGGGGAAGCGCGGCGACGGCCGGAG CCTAGCCCAAGGCATCTGCATACTCCCGATTGTTGCAATTACTATAAAGCGGTCCTTGAAGGCAGGACAGGGAAGAAGCCTCTTGGCAATGGCATCGTTCATGAG GTGGGAGCCTATTCTTCATCACCCCGAATTGAAATGGAAGTTGCAACAAAATGGGACCGTCGATGCTTGAACACATCGGGTGGTGCTGACTATGATTTCTGTGGCCGCCATATGGCAGCTGCTGATGAAGAAGTATCTGCACTTAAAGAAGAGCTTTTGCAGGCCCGCAACCGGATTCATGAACTTGAAGCTGAAAGCCGGTCTGCTAAAAAGAAGCTTGATCACTTGGTGAGGAATCTTGCTGAGGAAAAGGCTTCTTGGAGGAGCAGGGAGCATGATAAACTTCGAAGCATATTAGATGCTGTTAAAGGGGATCTAAATCGGGAGAGGAAGAATCGACAAAGGGCAGAATTTATGAACTCCAAGTTAATGGACGAGCTATCGGAGTTGAAGTCGTTGGCTAAACGATATTTACAAGATtatgaaaaggaaagaaaggccAGAGAACTCATGGAGGAGGTGTGTGATGAATTAGCGAAGGAGATCGCAGATGACAAAGCTGAGGTTGAGGCTTTGAAGCATGAATCAATGAAGGTCAGAGATGAGgtggaggaagaaaggaagatgTTACAAATGGCAGAGGTTTGGCGTGAAGAAAGGGTACAGATGAAACTTGTTGATGCCAAACTGACACTAGACAGCAAGTACTCACAACTGAGTGAGCTTCAGGCTAACCTTGAGGCTTTCCTCAGTTTCCACCAAGGTAGCAGTGTAGACAAAGAAACATTGAGAGATGGAGAAAGGCTCAGGGATGCAATCTGCTCAATGAAGTTTCATGGTAAAGAGTTCTCGTACAAACCGCCACCTCCTTCAGAGGACATTTTTGCTGTGTTTGAGGAACTCAGACAGAGGGAAGATACTAACGAGAAGGAAATTGGAGAGTGTAATGGAGATACCCCCATAAGCCATGCAACAAAGATCCATACGGTGAGTCCTGAAACCGACATCTTTCTGGAAAAACCAGCAAACAAATGTTCCACTCAACCATGCGCTGGAAATGAGGATGAAGATGATAGTGGGTGGGAGACTGTTAGCCATGCAGAGGAGCAAGGCTCTAGCAATTCACCGGATGGAAGTGAGCCATCAGTAAATGGTTTCTGTGGAGGAAATGATGCATCAGCGAGTGGAACCGATTGGGAGGAGGATAATTGTGAAAACTGCAGGTCAAATAGTGGCATCAGTGGAGTTTGTTCAACCACGGGAGAGAAGTACCGGAAGAAGGGGTCTTCTTTATCCAGACTCTGGAGATCATCAAATGGCGAAGGCCGCAGGAAAACAGGATCCGAGTTACTGAACGGTAGGCTCTCAAGCAGCAGGATGTCCAATGCCGCTCTTTCTCCCGATCCCAAGAACGGTGAGGTGTGCCAAGTCTCACCAAGTGTCGGGGACTGGAGCCCTGACTTGCTAAACCCTCACGTGGTCCGCGCCATGAAAGGGCGCGTGGAATGGCCCCAAGGCGCGCAGAAGCACAACCTGAAGTCCAAGCTCCTGGATGCAAGGACTAATGGCCGTAAGGTGCAGCTGCGCCAAGCGCTAGAACAGAAGATATAG
- the LOC117847697 gene encoding protein translation factor SUI1 homolog produces MSDLDVQLPSAFDPFAEANAEDSGAGPGTKDYVHVRIQQRNGRKSLTTVQGLKKEFSYNKILKDLKKEFCCNGTVVQDPELGQVIQLQGDQRKNVATFLVQAGIAKKENIKIHGF; encoded by the exons ATGTCTGATCTCGACGTCCAGCTTCCATCTGCCTTCG ATCCGTTTGCTGAGGCAAATGCTGAGGACTCCGGTGCTGGTCCCGGAACAAAGGATTATGTGCATGTGCGCATCCAGCAACGCAACGGCAGAAAGAGTCTGACTACTGTTCAGGGACTAAAGAAAGAGTTCAGCTACAACAAGATCCTCAAGGATCTCAAGAAGGAATTCTGCTGCAATGGTACTGTAGTCCAGGACCCAGAGCTAGGCCAG GTCATTCAGCTCCAAGGCGATCAGCGTAAGAATGTCGCCACTTTCCTAGTTCAG GCTGGGATTGCGAAGAAAGAGAACATCAAGATTCACGGGTTCTAA